In the Armatimonadota bacterium genome, GCGGCGCCCTGCTGATCGTCGTGGTAGGTCGCCACGCCCGTGATGTGGAACGGGCCCACGCGCTCGTCGACCGTGGCCCAGTCCTTGCCCTCGTTGCGGAGCCCGCGGATCACCCGGGGCGCGCCGCCGACCAGCCGCACGTTGTTGTGGTCGAAGTGCTCGTGGCTGACGACCACGGCGGCGGGCGTGACCGCAGGCCGCGGGTAGCCGATGTCGTCGTTGAACGGGTCGATCACGACGGTGGTGCCGTCGGCGGTCAGCGCGAACATCGCGTGCCCGAAGTAGCGCAACTCCACGGTGCTCACCTCCTGCAGGTCCCGTGTGCTATGCCGGACGGTAGACGCTGTGGTACACCCATCCGGCGACGAGCCCGCCCAGGGCGGGCCCGATCCAGTAGACGTAGTGCCCTGCCCAGGCGTTGGCGAACAGCGCCGGCCCGAACGCCCGCGCCGGGTTCATGGCGGCGCCGGTCAGCGGGCCGCCGGCCAGGATGTCCATGGCGATCACCAGGCCGATGAACAGCCCGCCCACGCGGGGCGCGCGCCCGTCGACCGCCGTGCCGAAGATCACGAACACCAGGAAGAACGTCAACACCGCCTCGACGACGATGCCCGTGCCCGGACTGACCCCGTCGGCCAGCTGCGGCGTCCCCAGGCGTGCGGCGGCGCGCACCGCCTCGGGAAACGCGCCGTCGAGGAAGAACGCCGCCAGCGACGCGCCCAGCAGCTGCGCCACGATGTAGGCGCCCGCCGCCGCCAGGCCCAGCCGGCCCGTGGCCGCGAACGCCGCGGTGACCGCGGGGTTGAAGTGGCCGCCGGAGAGATGGCCGGCCGCCGACACCATGGTGGCGATGGCCAGGCCGTGGGCCAGGGCGATGCCCACCAGACCCACCTTGCCGCCGGTGAGGGCGTCGGCGAGGATCGCTCCCGCGCCGACGTAGACCAGGGTGAACGTGCCCACCAGTTCCGCCAGCGCGGCCTTCCACAACGGCGGCGCCATCGCGCATCCTCCGGGGTCGGTCAGGTGCGGATGACCACCATCTGGATGGTGGTCATCTCCTCCACCGCGTAGCGCACGCCCTCGCGGCCGAGCCCGCTCTGCCGGTTGCCCCCGTAGGGCATGTGGTCCACGCGGAACGTGGGAACGTCGTTGACGATGACCCCGCCGAAGTTCAGCCGCCGGATGGCCTGGAAGACGCGGCCGATGTCGCGGGTGAAGACGGCCGCCTGGAGCCCGTACTCGGTGGCGTCGGCGGCGGCCAGCGCCGCCTCGAACTCGTCGTACTCCAGCACCGCCGCCACCGGCGCAAACGCTTCCTGCGCGACGACCTTCATCTCGGGCCGCACCCGGGTGAGCACCGTGGGCAGGTACACCGCGCCGGTGCGCTGGCCGCCGGTGACGACCTGCGCGCCGCCCGCCACCGCCTCGTCCACCCACCCCTCGATGCGCATCGCCTCCCGCTCGTCGATCATGGGCCCGACGTCGGTGCGCTCGTCCAGCGGGTCGCCGACGACCATGCTGCGGGCCGCCTCGGCGAACTTCTCGGCGAACGGCGTGGAGATCGTGCGGTCGGCGAAGACCCGCTGCACCGAGATGCAGACCTGCCCGGAGTAGTAGAAGGCGCCGAACGCACACCGTTTCGCCACCAGGTCGAGGTCGGCATCGGGCGCGACGATGACCGGCGAGGTGTTGCCCAGCTCCAGGGTGATCTTCTTGATGCCCGCGTGCCTGGTGATCTGCTCGCCGACGTCGCGGCTGCCCGTGAAGGTGACCTTGCCCACGCGCGGATCGGCCACCAGTTGCGTGCCCACGGTGCTGCCGGGACCGATGACCAGGTTGATCCCGCCCGGCGGCAGCCCGGCCTCCAGGAGGAAGCGGCACAGCGCCACCGACGTCAGCGGCGTGGTGCTGGCCGGTTTCAGCACGATGCTGTTGCCCGCGGCGATGGCCGGGGCCACCTTGTGGGCCACCAGGTTCAGGGGGAAGTTGAACGGGGTGATGGCCGCCACCACGCCCACGGGCCGGCGCACGTAGAACCCGAAGTAGCCCTCGCCGGCCGGCACCGCGTCCAGCGGCACCGTCTCGCCGTGGATCCGCTTGGCCTCTTCGGCGGCGAACGTGAAGGTGGACACCGCGCGATCGACCTCGACGCGGGCCCACTTCAGCGCCTTCCCCGCCTCGGCGGCGATGGTGCGCGCCACGTCCTCCCGGTGGGCCTGCAGCAGCGCCGCGGTGCGCAGCAGGATCTCGCTGCGCCGGTGCGCCGGCAGCGCTGCCATGACGGGCGCCGCCTCCGCCGCCGCGGCCACCGCGGCGTCCACGTCGTCGGGCCGCGACTGGGGCACGACGCCGATCACCGCGCCCGTGTACTTGTTCCGCACCTCCAGCGGGGCGCCCCCGTCGACCCAGCGCCCGCCGATCAGCAGCTTGTCCGTCATCTGCAACATGGGAGTCCTCCGAGGTGTGCGCGTCGCTCTTATCGTACATGCTAGAATGGGCGCCGTGAAGCGGACGTTCCGCACGGTGGACGAGCTGCGGGTCCTCGCCGCCACCGCCCGCGGCGACCGGCCGCCGGACCTGCTGCTCGTCGGGGGACGCGTCCTCAACGTCTACTCGGGTGAGCTCTACCCTGCGACCGTGGCCGTCGCCGCCGGCCGCATCGCCTACGTCGGCGAGCGCGCCCTTGCGCCGGGCCCCCGCACCACGGTGATCGACGCCCGGGACCGGGTGATCGCGCCCGGCTACGTCGATCCCCATGCCCACCCGTTTGCGCTGTGCACGCCCGACGCGCTGGCGCGCGCGGCGCTTGGCCTGGGCACCACCTGCATCGTGGCCGACACGATGCCGCTGT is a window encoding:
- a CDS encoding aldehyde dehydrogenase family protein, with protein sequence MLQMTDKLLIGGRWVDGGAPLEVRNKYTGAVIGVVPQSRPDDVDAAVAAAAEAAPVMAALPAHRRSEILLRTAALLQAHREDVARTIAAEAGKALKWARVEVDRAVSTFTFAAEEAKRIHGETVPLDAVPAGEGYFGFYVRRPVGVVAAITPFNFPLNLVAHKVAPAIAAGNSIVLKPASTTPLTSVALCRFLLEAGLPPGGINLVIGPGSTVGTQLVADPRVGKVTFTGSRDVGEQITRHAGIKKITLELGNTSPVIVAPDADLDLVAKRCAFGAFYYSGQVCISVQRVFADRTISTPFAEKFAEAARSMVVGDPLDERTDVGPMIDEREAMRIEGWVDEAVAGGAQVVTGGQRTGAVYLPTVLTRVRPEMKVVAQEAFAPVAAVLEYDEFEAALAAADATEYGLQAAVFTRDIGRVFQAIRRLNFGGVIVNDVPTFRVDHMPYGGNRQSGLGREGVRYAVEEMTTIQMVVIRT
- a CDS encoding aquaporin; this translates as MAPPLWKAALAELVGTFTLVYVGAGAILADALTGGKVGLVGIALAHGLAIATMVSAAGHLSGGHFNPAVTAAFAATGRLGLAAAGAYIVAQLLGASLAAFFLDGAFPEAVRAAARLGTPQLADGVSPGTGIVVEAVLTFFLVFVIFGTAVDGRAPRVGGLFIGLVIAMDILAGGPLTGAAMNPARAFGPALFANAWAGHYVYWIGPALGGLVAGWVYHSVYRPA